The sequence below is a genomic window from Pseudorasbora parva isolate DD20220531a chromosome 4, ASM2467924v1, whole genome shotgun sequence.
TTTGCCACGAGTCCAAAGCGCTGAAAGCGGAGACCGACGCCGGGACTTTACGCACGCAGACCGAGGGCACCAAACACCTGGGCGAGCGGCTGCAGGACATCCACCGCTGGAGATCCGAGTTGGAGCTGCTTATCGAGCGGCAGGCCGCAGAAACagacctgctgattggctccaGGAGGCGGCTGGAGAAAGCGCTGGACGCCACAGAGATCCCCTTCGCCATCGCCACGGATAACCTGACCTGCCGAGAGAGACGCTTCGGGCCGGATTTAGTGGAGGACCCGGTGGAAGAGGAACTTCTAAAGGTATGGAAAACACAAATAATCCAAATAATTTTCTATGGAAATTTGTCTTTGGCTCCCCACAAGGTGGACAATGGTaatatttagatgtttgttTATTCTTTGCTATTTTAAAAGAGATTATAATAAaagatttataataataatatacaagtttttatataataaatcagTAAAGTGCCCTGCTAACAATTTGTGGCTCCCAGAACGTTAGTTTTTGATTCCCAGGACGTTCTGGAAACATTCCCAAAACATGTAGCCATATTTGTAacgtttttttttgttagcCAGGAAAGCATTACAGAAATAAACGTTTTTTTAGGTTTGCAGAACGTTCCCCTTATAAATAACCAGATGGaggattaataataaattaatttttgattgattttacCCATCAATCAAAGCTAGAACTTGCACTGTAACAGCTTTTACGTTAAGCGCCAAATGGCATCAACAcattaaacatacattaaaaaaataaataattataataatgtgaCTAATTagaataacattaatttcttaCCAATGAATTAGAGGATCGACGTGCTTCTCTCGCTTTACTCGATATAGTAATTATAAGTAATGATTTAATCAGAGGTATTTAGCCTTATGGTTTTCATTCTACGCTTTTTACcttgcctttaaaaaaatgttttgctatAAAATTGCATTTGCAATGGAATTATAAAGCATTTTTTACTGAGCTAATCCAGATTTTAAAATGATATCTGTAACAAACAGTCTCTGCAAAATTGACTTCCACTGAAAATCCACTGAACATTCTAAGGTTTTTTTaggttgcaaaaaaaaaaagaacccacatagataattaataattttattttttaataaatatatatttaattaataatgagCAACAagccatatttatttatattactagtATTAGGAGCTACTGTAAGGAAGAAgccattaaacacaaataagCTCAATATGAGAACACCAGATCCTGAGACATTTGATGATTTCTGACAGGAGGTGGAGCTGATCAGAAGCGTCCAGGCCCTGCTGAAAAAAACTCTGGATCAAACTGTCACCCAGATCAGGCCAGTTATCCCAATTATTAATCTCGCTTTAATTCTGCTGTCATCAGAAATTGAAcatgttgtcatcatttacttccTTTGAGACTACAGACTACTTGATCGGATTGCAGATTAAAGTCATAAACCTGTTTGTGTCTGCCAGGCTGAACCGGGAGGTAAAGCAGACCCTTGAGTTCGACTGGTCTGATAAACAGCAGGCCTACACCCTGGATGACCAGTGCGGACGCTACAACAACCGGAGCACGGACACACAACAGCATCCCAGCTCAGCAGTGCTGCAGGACCAGTGCGTGCCAAACACAAACTGTGTGTTTTCATTTCACACACACCCTTCACACTACATTTCAGcatattaaaggaagtgtatgtaggATTGGggtcaaaactggtactgcaatcactttgaAATGACtctagagcggtgtatccccctccccctgactcgaggttgccagattggctgcaggatcagcagaacgtttgtagatctgcagctgcggtaactagagcagatctggcaacccggatgcctaAACACTACTGACTCCGTGATTGGtggataggtggagggcggagcttcaggccaaaacacaacatgacatcatcaacatcagatgagctgcaacaacaactttataatgacaatatcctggccggactactgttgtcagtgatataagtttttgaaatgaacatgatttcttaatgtttagagacatatcagggccattttatgattcattgaaatacatttctcacatacagttcctttaaaggtgCTGTTTCTGCCTGACCTGATCATTATGAACAGTTTTTGGCTGTATCTGGTTCTCGATATTGCATAACAGATCGCAGCTATTGCAGTGAGAGCATCAGTGTTTCTCTATAGGGTGTGTGATGAGGAAGTGTGGCGTAAGTTCACTCGGGATAACCTGCGGCTGGCGGAGAGAGAGGAGACGGCGAGCCAGGCCTTGAGGCGTCTGTCTGAGCGGGTGCTGCAGGAGACGGCTGAGGACCTCCGGGCGCAGTGTGCTTCTGTAGATCAGGCGTTCATCCAGCGCTGCATGGAACTG
It includes:
- the tekt4 gene encoding tektin-4, producing MMSSQVLVSRPHFDTRAVAQNGSLPPVTSPETTVKENVYAGTSAGLATAGYRSTKYTPSEWFANNSALLNRAVADRNHAENICHESKALKAETDAGTLRTQTEGTKHLGERLQDIHRWRSELELLIERQAAETDLLIGSRRRLEKALDATEIPFAIATDNLTCRERRFGPDLVEDPVEEELLKEVELIRSVQALLKKTLDQTVTQIRLNREVKQTLEFDWSDKQQAYTLDDQCGRYNNRSTDTQQHPSSAVLQDQVCDEEVWRKFTRDNLRLAEREETASQALRRLSERVLQETAEDLRAQCASVDQAFIQRCMELSQAKTQLELHLGQILDQIGAQERNISYLQQAVHDKEAPLRVAQSRLHYRTFRPNIEQCRDQPQHSLLGEASQLSSTVSALQQQLYEARQSLSDLEESRLTLEKDIACKTNSLLIDREKCMTHRTRYPTVTVLSGY